In Chroicocephalus ridibundus chromosome 2, bChrRid1.1, whole genome shotgun sequence, the DNA window ATGTGAGACAAACAGCCATCCCTTTAATCATGTTCATCTTTGATCACCGGCGAGGGTGACACAGTCcacaaaattaacaaagaaacTCCCTTGCTTTCGAGAGATGGCTACATATACATCTGGGGCTGCACACACACGCACGACATACACACGGACACACCAACACGCAGGCACACACCCCCGGCTCCCAGTAAGTAAATTATTGCATAACTTTTCACGTAATTGATACCAGAcacctttaatttttcattttcattcttttggcCAGCTTTCCCATTAACAATCTAAGCCATAAGTGTTGGTGGCTATTGATCGCAATCCCCTGTGTGCGTGCAAATCCATTTTCAAGTCCCCTGCCTTTaatgtgcgtgtgcgtgtgcaaGGGGCCTCCGCCGGCTCTTTATCAGGatctcccaccccccacctccccccccagcctgcttgAAGACGACCCCGGATACACAACGTGTGCTGATGGCCAAGGGaaagcacacacacgcacacacacaaaaacaaccaaaaaaaaaaaaaaaaccccaacccaacccaaacaaacgaTGGAGAAGTAGAGAGAGAGAGGTCTCCGTGTGAGGTGCGGAGAAAGATGTGCAGCCGAAAGTGTGTGTAAGTAGCGGGTGGGGATGTGTAGGTTTGGGCGTCTGACATTTCCCGAGGCTCCTGGTGGGTTTCTCCCCGGCGACGTTTGGCTCTGCCTCGACCCCGCGCTCATGGCCGCAACCTTTGGGGGAAATCGAGGTTTTGCCGAAAAGCCGCCACGACTTTCAACCGTTCGGTCGCGGCGGCGTCAAACCAAGAGAAATAacgcatttttttaaaataagttgccGAATCCCCACTGCCAGGCTGTCACCGGCAGGACGTGGGCGCGGGTGCCCGTGGCTCCCTGCGTGCGAAGGCACGCGTGGATTTACACGGGGAGCCAGCCCAGCTGAACTACCTGGCAAATAAAGGACTTTTCTGCCCATCGCAGTTTTTGGTAACATCTTCCGAGCAGCTTTCTCGGAGTTTACTGTTCCTTTACTGTTGACTCCATAGCCTTAACCTTAAAGCAGGGGGAGGAGAGCAgtagggagggggtgggggtgttggCAGCATATAAGTACATCAGGAGGAATTTTTAAACGACCTTATTGTCTCTAGCTCTAGAAAGACCgcgatgatttttttttagcgCCAGCAGCTGTTTTCTCTCGAAACTTTGCTTCCAGCCtcagcacagcccaggctgcccctcGCACGGGCGAGAGGGAGGAAGGCGAGGATGGGGGGGATCCAGATGCGAGGCGAGGGAAGGCGAACTCCGCGGATGGTCTGAGCTGTGCCGAGGCATTGTTCACTGCTGCCTCTCGGTTACGTTTAAAGGCTGAAATATCACGAGATCCACTcaatgatcctttttttttttttttttttccccctcttcttaaTTCGAGGGACAAAATGTAATTTGCCGTAGCTCTGCTCGCTCGGATGGGAATACTATCCCTGGGTTTCAAAGGGAAGAACTAGGCATCGCGGTTCGCGCACACATGGATTAAGTTGAACAGCGGCGATTACATCTGCGCTGAGAGCAACAGTAGTCCAGGGCTGACTTTTCAAATCTCAGCCCTCCGAGTTAGAGGCTCCCTTGAATAGACTTCCTCCATTCCCGGATGCACTTCGCCAAATTCCCACTTCTCTCTAGAATTCCTGCGAAATTGGGGGCTCGCCTGCATTTCGCCTTGGCGTGCAAATCTGCGTTTTTTACAGCGTGATTATGCGCTTTATTTTAGCTGTACCTGACGGGGTAACACGAACTCCACGCACCATATTGCCAATACGCGGAGTGGATATTGACGTTTGggattgaagattttttttaatttttttttttttttgcccctccgtcgatttttggttttttttgccaagtCCCAGAAATATGAGATGTCTCATTAATCTCACGGATATGTCTAATTCTGGATGTGCAGTGATACATAAAAGTGCTCGTGTTTGTATCCAGCGGAACACTGGATGCACGGCAGAgattggtgattttttttttcgcgGCGCCTAACGTGCAAACCGCAAGCAGCATCACTTTAACGTGACAAGGGAGAGGCATGCAGCTATCGCAACATTTGCGAAACCCTCGCTCCTGACACTCCAACAATTTAACGTTCCTGAGAAGAGGTTAAACCTTCGTGCTGCTTCTTCGAATTGATTTTAAGGGGCTGCTATAAATGGAACATCCAAAAGCTGCGGCAGGGCTACTCCGAGCGGAATATGCAAACTGCGAGCCAGAAGCATCCTAGCCCGTTGCAATATCGCAGATTGTGTGTGCCAGCACTTTTTTGTTATTACGTAAAGCCTCTTGGAAGCACCTTGGATATTTTacattctcctttctctgctggaAGCAATCAGCACGCAGGAATCCTGACGTGGGCTCTGGGACTATAGGACATTCCAGCTAGTGATCCAGCACGGTTAATTGTGAAAAGTGTATACATTTCTGGCTTATCTATGCTTTGTTATGGGTCTGACGTGAGCCCACGTCCTCCTACCCCCTCCTGCAATATTACAGGCAGAATTTCGGTAAAAAGTGTTACAGTATCACGGTGCGGGAACCCGTGATATTCAGGCAGCAAAATAACCTTAGTCCCCGGCTGTAAAAAGCTAAttaagcagaagaggaaaatcaagAGAAACTCGAAAATGTAAGTATTCCCTCTCGTTAACAACCGAGCGTTTAACTTTGGAGCCTCAGAAAGGGAAATACCAGGCGGTTCTGCACGTTTTCGCTAAGCTTCATTTTCCACACAATGCAGAATAAAATGCTAGTTTAAAGCGGCTACGTTACCGGAGGATTTTCCATCGCTACGATCAGACTTATGTCCTTTAAATTCACGGCATGCACAAAAGAGCAACGTTTGTCCGAAACAGGCTAAAAATATACGAAACGATAGGGAAAAAAGCATGCAAATCCTCCCTCGGAAGCTAGCGACGAGGAAGTCTGAGAGGTCTGAGTGTGTTTGAGCTCGGATTGTTTAATAGAAAGATTTATATACTAACTGTATTATTTACTTTGGGAGGGGAGGTGGCAGTATAAGGGTATGCTAATTAGTGGGAGATTTTTTGGGGGAAGGGGTGGAATATCAATTTTTATTGCATCACCTGTCAGGAGTGTCCAATCAGCGTTGGCTTTAGGGGAATTAATTGATGAAGGTGTCTCCGGACGAGCTCACTTCACTCTGTCATTTTATTTGTAGCTAAAGCAGCGGCGGGAATAgcagctgcatttcttttctcttcctcccttcacATTCCATTATCATAGTTTCCAATGGAAAAGCAGGGAATGAAAGGGAACAGGTACTGATCTTCAGCAGCAACTTAGAGAAACACTTTGGCAAACCTGATTTTTAAGATTATATATTGATTGTAGCCTCacggtatttttttaatttatttttttaattttgtctaaaGTTTGGCACTTCATTCACCAGGAATAACAGCCTTTGTTATATTTTATTAGCAGGATGCCTTGAGACAAATACAGCATCTGGCTGAggattgtgtgtgtgtggctttttcttttttttttcttttttttttttttcatctctctctctctctctgcaaatGCTGGGAATAATTTAATTCACGAAATGGGAGACCTGAAGTCGGGTTTTGAAGAGGTGGATGGCGTGAGGCTCGGCTACCTCATcattaaaggaaagcaaatgtttGCACTCTCCCAGGTTTTTACAGACCTGCTCAAAAACATCCCGCGAACTACCGTGCACAAGCGAATGgatcatttaaaagtaaaaaagcatCACTGCGACCTGGAGGAGTTGAGGAAACTCAAAGCCATCAACTCCATCGCTTTCCACGCCGCCAAATGCACCCTGATCTCCAGAGAGGACGTGGAAGCCCTTTACACATCCTGCAAAACCGAACGGGTCCTTAAGACGAAACGGAGGAAAATAAGCCGGGCGCTGTCAACCACCGACCTCCGGCCGGAGCTGGCGCCCACCGACCCCTTCTCCGGCTTCTGGAAGGAGAACAAACTTTGGCTGGGTTTGAATGACTCTCCCCGGCCCCTGCTGCCCATCCGGAGGAAAGCTTTGCGTCCGGGGGACACAGCCTTGCTACCGGCCTCTCATCTACCTCACATTTTTAGTAAATACACTGGCCACAGCTACCCAGAAATCGCTCGGGCGCCTTGCAAACCCCCCGTAAACTATGAAacggcgccggcggcgggcggctgcgcgcccctccgctcccgccgcccgcccgccgcccgccccccgcccgccgccgcggcgcggcCGCGGCTCCCGGCCGCAGGCCGCCCGCCcctgcccgcccgctgccgccgccgccaccgccgccacggggcggccgccgccgccggcccgctgGGCCCCCCCGGCGGCGCCCGCCGGCCCCTGGCCGCACAGAGGCCCTgccggccccgcggcgccccgcggctgccgctgccgctgccccgcggcttcgggccgccgccgccgcccgccttcCCCGAGAGCGGCAGCAGCGACTCGGAGTCCAGCTGCtgctccggccgcgccgcccaCGACTCGGACTGCggctccagcctctccagctccagcgAGGGCAGctcggaggaggaggacgaggaggaggaggaggacgaggagggcAGCGGCGCCTCGGACTCCAGCGAGGGcagctcggaggaggaggaggaggaggaggaggaggaagaggaggaggaggaggaggacagcacCTCGGACTCCGACTCCAGCTCGGTCTCCAGCCAGGTCTCGGTGCAGAGCATCCGCTTCAGGCGCACCAGCTTCTGCAGCCCGCCCGGCGTGGTCCACGCCAACTTCTTGTACCAtctggcggccgccgccgccccccggcccccggccccggccccggcggagcCCGGCGGGCTGCCCGCCCTCCGCGGCGCTGCCGGCGGAGTCAAGCCGGAGCTGCCGGAGGAGTGGGGCCGCCCCGGCtgggctcccgccgccccggcgctgCGCTGCTCCGGCGGCCTGGGGAGCTGCTTCGCGGAGATAAGAGATGATAGGGTATCCGAGATCACATTCCCACACTCTGAATTTTCCAATAATGCCAAGAGTACTGACCTAACAATTAACTGTGTTGCAAAGGGGGCCTCTTCACCTAGCCCAAAGACAAACAATGCATTTCCACAACAAAGAATACTCAGAGAGGCAAGGAAATGCCTTCAAGCAACTACTACACACCGTGCAGATAACAATACAATAGCTGCTAGGTtcttaaataatgatttttcatCAGCGGCAGCAAATTCAGAGAAAGATTCCAAAATCCCTCATTGTATTGAATTTGCCACGGATTTGCCCTCTTTACAAACTGATCCTGAGGAGGATGCTGCTTctccaggggcagcagcagcagctgagctccaGTGCACTGATACAGGCAATAAGACATTGCCATTCCTGCACAGCATTAAAATCAAAATAGAGGACAGCAGTGCGAACGACGAGTATGAGCCTGACCTTACAACACATAAGCTAAAGTGTGAGTGCAATGATACTAAGGATGAGTTTTACGGTGTGACTGAGAGTAATAACCAGGACGCTTTATTAACAGCCAAGGAAGATTCTGCATGCACTGAGAAAGAAACCACTTCCTTAAACCCGCTGACTCAGAGTCAGGTCCTCTCATGCACTTTAGGTACTCCAAAACCTGAGGATGGGGAGTATAAATTTGGAGCAAGGGTGAGAAAAAATTACAGGACACTGGTTTTGGGAAAGCGACCTGTACTGCAGACTCCTCCAGTCAAACCAAATTTGAAATCAGCTCGAAGCCCACGTCCTACAGGTAAAATCGAGACACATGAAGGAACACTGGATGATTTTACAGTTAACAATAGACGCAAAAGGGTAGCCAGCAATGTAGCATCAGCAGTGAAAAGGCCATTTAATTTCATGGCAAATTTTCCCTGTCCACCATCACTAATTATTGGCAATGATGGGGATTTGTTGCCAGCTTATTCCTTAAACACCACTAAGGATTCCCAACCACCTCACAAGGCCCATCCTGTATGGAAATGGCAGCTGGGCGGTTCTGCAATACCTCTTCCACCTAGCCACAAATTCAGgaaatttaattaataaaatagtttggaaaatattttcttgaaccACCTTTAACTTTCTTACGTTTTTTAAACTCTGCAGGATGGTTTGTACAAGCCCATTAATGCTATACACACTTTTGGAATCCTGTTTTATCACATTGTGAAGACAGAAACCGGATTACTATTTTCTTTACCATTACGacagtggttttttgttttggtttgggtttttttatttttttggttctgttgcatttgggttttgttttttggtttgtttttttttttggttacattCCACAGAGTACTTCAGGCTAAAGACTCAAGTTAAACTCAGTTATTATGGTAGAGCTGGAACACTTTACTGTTTAAATGCTAATAATGCACCAGTACCTCAATTCAACTGCTGCAAATAAATGTCAAAAGGTTGAATAATAAATATTAGAATGAGCCATTAAATTTATGCACTAGATTTCGAAAATGGAAGTCTAACTGTTAATTCAGTTAAAGTTTGTTAAGTTACATGGTTGCACAGTAAGGGTTCACTATAATTCAATGTGGCAGCAGCCTACTTTTCGGAAGCTTTGTTTTCGGGTGCAGGGGTGTCTTTTTCGAAGAGCAGTTGCACTTACTCCTTTTTCTCTGGTTTGGAAAGGCTGGGGTCCGCCTGCGACCCCAGTGCTGGGAAAAGCTGCCTCATCTGAAACCAGTAAATAAATGTGGAATTCTATTTTTGGTAAAAGGGTGTCTTTTTACTTGTACAGCCACTCTTTGCAATTGGGAAGCCTTTTTGTTTCACCCAGAGGTCTTAAATAAGGTTACTGTTACCCACTAATGTCATACTTAAGTTGTGGTCTGAACATGCCCCTTACAAACTTGCAAAGCAACTAAAATATTTGCCCGGCTAGCAGCACAATTTATGGTCCAGCCCCTCACGCTGGCTGGAGGAAATAGCAAAGCAGTAAATACAACACAGAAAGTGAAACGAGAGGCCGTAAGTGGCAAGAATACACAAAACGAGAAGACCATGTTATTCATAGCTTTTTTTGGCACCAAAACTCAGGCGTTTCAACCGTGTTACACTTCCCGATTCTACCCTCATCTCTTGAAATTTGTTGTcgtggggtttgttgttttttgttttttgttttttttttgccatgccaTCCTCTTTATGTAGCAGAAACATTTCTACTGCACGTGACAATCAGAGGCAATTATCTATATTTGCACTTAATATCGAAATAGTTGAACAGGCTGACTTCTAGAGTCTAGCCCTCGGTAAGACATGCTGGTATAATATATTGTGATGATGGAAGCAGTAAATCAAAATTATGGAAATTTGCACTGTTGAAAAGCATGCTTtagctttattttcaattaaaaacactgtttaaaaaaaaattcctgattCCATACACTTTGAATTATTGCAGAGTTATCCGTGGTTTCCTCTCCGTTTGTAAGTTCACTGTTTTTATTTGGAGGAAATACGCTTCAGGACGTTAActgtttccctccctcccccccaaccccccctccccaaaccctcgaaaagaaagggggggaaaaaaaaagaaagaaaaaaaaaagaaagaaaaaaaaaagagaaaggccGGAGGCCGAGGTGGAGGCAGAGCTGAGGACGGGGGAAGGTCTCTCTGGCGGGGGGAGGACGGGTACAGCAACTCTGAAAACAGCCTGAAAAGTTTGCAGCTTGAGAAAGGCAGTTATAATTGAGTTGCTGAATCAGCAGAGTTTAGGATGAATAATTGCTGGTTTCTTTCTTTGGATTAGCATTTTATTTATACTAGATCATtcccaaattaaattttaaggaTTCCACTCATCGATCAATCCCGGGAGAATAATTTATCGTaaatcaaaaaaaggaaaacaaagcaacaatgTAATGTTTACTGTGTGACTCAAAGTCAACATTTCTGATGGCAATCCACTgcctgggtttctttttttttttttaattcctgcctTTTGTGATGCCCTCTCCCAACCCCTCGTGCCTCTAAATATTCCAAGCAGTCACTGGCCGATTTCTGCTCTGTTTACTATAGCCACACCGTAGTTTTCATCTCATTGTAAAAGGCCTAGTCTAAGAATACCTGCAGCcaaatatatttagaaagagTAAACAATTGCCTTTCAGTGGAGTTACCCTTCCCCCCTGCAtgcacacacgcgcgcacacacacacacatcacttCAAACTGCCAATTGCAAAAGGTGCATTGCATACTTAACCGCTCTGCTGAAATTACGATGGTCATGAAAAATCTGCTTACTGAAGTTTTTCTGAGATGAATGTTTACATTCGTGTGTTTAGAGCTGCACAGATTACAGCCTTATTTCCAGAGAACTGTAAATACGTATAAAATGTACTGCTCAGGAAAACCCCCTGCTCTGTTAGAAAGCCGCGTCTGCTTGACAAAGGTCTTcccttgaccaaaaaaaaaaaaaaaaaggaaaaaaaggaaaaaaaaaaagagagccaaACCCAAAAGTTACAAAGGTGCAATATGCAAACTTGAAACCTAAAATTTTGCCTTGTAAATTAAACAACTTATCACTTTCAAAGTAACTCTGTCCCCCTGACCCTGTTTACTTCCAATTAGAGATATGCTGATTTGGCCAGGAATTGTAAATTACAGAGGTGCCTTTTCAGGTTCCCGAAATAAtccgggggggggtgggcagaggggagggggaggaataaGCATAAATTTATACCAAATAGGCTATGCAGAGCTGAGGACGTGAAATATGgcgcccagccctgccaggggccCGGGAGCTGCAGGCCTGGGAGCAGGAGCGGGCCTGGCACCCAccgggcacccccagcacccccgggctcccctccctgcaggcaaCATCAAAAGGCAAGAAGTTAAACAGCCAAATAACTTTCACACGTGTACACCTCAGTTTAGTGCAAAGCCACTAACAAGGACGTTCGTGTTTTTACTACCGCTGGAGAAATTAGCCAGGTACAATaactcactggggaaaaaaaaaaaaaaagagggggggaaaaaaaagatattctttgcAATTCTGGTAGTTTGGTAACTGTTTCTGATGGCATTGTAATTATTATTGCGAACAGAGTTCATTATCATTCCAGCCTTAGCAATGTAAAGTCGTATCATTGAGTTACATATAAATAACCAATTTTCTCCCGTAAAGGTAAGTTCTcataacaaggaaaaataaaggtttttctAGTGAGACAGGTTACCATTTTGTTGCAATGTTTACAGGGGATAAAACTTAAAATGCATTAATAATGAATCGCCACCATTTTCCAATTCCTGGTGTACACAAAAATCAACAGaattttctagaggaaaaagcaACCGAGGGAAGCACGCGTACTTTATGGACTATACTCCATAGGTATTTGCCACTAGTAAGAGTTCATCGGTAAATTTATTGGGAAGATTTCTGCTGCCAGATGGAAGACAAAAGAAAGTTTTGGACTATGTTTAATTCCCTAGAGCATTAAAAAGGGAACACGTGTAATGCCTTCAGCAACGAGGTGTATTGCCTTAAAAGATGTAACTTGCCGTTTACAACAATTTACTTTCAGAAGTGATTGTTCTATAACCTACACTTACTTGACTACAGTGCGATAATCTCTTTACTGGTTGTTTATTTAAAACGCCACTATTAGCAATAATGCAAAATAGTGGTAGCTGTTGTATGAAGTTTGCTGTTCAATCAATTCACTTGGTGATTTTTTTACATGGTCTCTGATCCTTTTTCCTCTAACAGATTTAGTtgccaataaattaaattttctgcagaaatgagAGCAATGCTATCGTTTTTGTTTGTCGCTGTTCACACGTGCGAGTGATTGAGAGAGAGGGGGGTAAAAAAGTGGCATTTTTGACACACGGCGGTAATCTGCAGGAAAATATTCTACATATGCAGTATGTTAGAGAACATGAAACATGGATAACGTTGTTAATTGTGGTTTTTATGGTTAAGAGGATTGCTGGAAAGAATATGTAACGGCTCATCCTGGGATCTACTTGGTCAGCTCGGAAGTACAAAAGGAGGGCGAGtgcctgaaaaatgaaaagcgCTGGTTAGAGAAACAGGGAAGGAGGCACTGGGCTGGTTCTACCTTGCTCAAGTCATGCCTGCAGACATTCCCCATTCCCCTGGTGTTTAGCCCCCACAACCagagaaagcggggtctccccgCTGCTGGGCCGCACCAGGGCCGCTGGCTGTGGGGCGGCCGGGGCCGAGGCCCGAAAACCCTCGGGGAAGGGACAGATAAACCGGTTTTAGGCCTTCTACGTTGCATTTTTCCACTGCGCTGATATAATTATTTGCCGTGCCCTAGGCCCCTCTCGCTCCCCCTCTCCCTTTCACTCCGAGGCGGCCTCACAAGCCCCCGCTTTAAAAGGCCCGAGATGTTTTGCATGAAGCGCTCACAATAGGGGTTGAGGGAATTGACAGTTTCAAAAACAAGGCGCCCTGTCCCTTTCCAGATGCCGAGGACCCCTCTCCCGCACCATCCCTCGTTTGCTCCTCGCTGCTGGTGGCTTTATCCTTAGCATTGCAAATATACGGCAACAGCTGTGTTTGTAAACAGGGGGGAGGCCGGGagggagccccgccgccgccggccctgctctgctctgctcggcGCACTGCCTCCGCTGGCCGCCGCTTCGCTGCCTCACCAGCCACTGcctggaaattaaattaaaaaaaaaattaaaaaaaaaaaaagagggagagggagattaaaaaaaaaatgaaggcatcGGGGCCGGGGCGCTGGAAAAGCGGCGGCCCTCGAGCGGCGGCCCTGCTCGGTGGCGGGGCCGCCCCTGCGCGGCGGGCCCGGGGGACAGCGCGCTTCGGGCCGCCATCTTGCCCGGCGCCACACAGCCTCCCCCCTGGCACCCTGGCCCGGCTCCCCCGCTCCCGGAGCGGCTCTccgcggccgggcggggccggcgcAGCGGCCTGCGGGGCCCCCGGGGGCTCCCGCACTTCAAAGCGGCCTctcggcggggccgcggctcccacCCCGCTCCACCCCTCCGGCTCCTCCGCTGGGGCGTCCATCTTCCCGGCCTCTCCTGTGGCGCGGCCCCGGCCTCGCCgccgccctccctgccctctccgtGCGCGGGGGaccgcggccggggcgggggggaaagccACGGGAGGAAGGCCGCGGTGGTTCCGCGGGACAGCTGCTgggcgaggggccggggccgcggtCGGGAGGAGGCCGGGGAACCGCCGCCGGGGCTCGGCGCCCGGCGGAGGCCTTGGAGCTCGCGGGGAGGCTCCGGGGGAGGTTTTGGGGCTCCGGGGGAGGCCTGGGGGCTCGGCAGGGGCCGTCCGCCCTCCGCCCCCGCGGAGCCAGGACGGGGAGCGAGGTCAGCGCCGAAAGTGCAACAGGGGCTGTTTGCTCTTGCGGCTAAAATGCAGTCGGGGCTGTAAAGCGTGTGAAATTACGCACTGGTCTCTTAAAGAGTGGCTAATTTATAGTAAATAGCGAGGGCTTTGTAAATGGCTTTATTATGTTGTTTCTTGTTAATTGTTGAGAAAATCCCCATTGTTGAGTGTGAATGGCTTTATGGGGCTAACCCGGTCTCCGCTGCAATCCCGGGGCAGTAAATGGCCGCTCCGCTAATGTGGCCCCGTAGCGCAAGGCCGGCACCAGCCGCGGTGACCTctgggcggcggggccgggccgggtcggggGTGCGAGGCCGGGCCGGtccagcggggccgggcgggggccggggcgtgCGGCGGCCGCGCTAAGATGGACGCTCCGCAGGCAGCCCCCTGCGCCGGCCACGGCTGCAGCTTCGTCCCCTCGGAGCGGGGGAGCGCCGGGACCCCGCCATGGGGGTGACCcgtcccccctctctcccctcccggCACGCAGCGGAGCGGCCCCGCCGGCTCTCCCGGCGCCGGGCCGAGACCGCCGGTCCCGCCGTGGCAGCGCACACGTGGACGGGCCGCTCTCCGCCTTTGTTAGCGGCACCGCTGCCCGCAAGGCCCCGGCCGGCAGCCCCGGGTGTTCCTGCCCCGCTGAGGGGCACCTCTGCCCGGCGAAGAGGGCGGGGGCCTTCGGCCTCCCTCGCCGCCGTCCCTCTTGGACAAATAAAGAGGaggcagcacctccagcccctgTCCCGGAGGGGCGGGGGGATTGGGGAGCCGCGATGAACTTCCCCAAACTCCCATGGCGGCCCCTCGGCcgcggaggggggg includes these proteins:
- the SKIDA1 gene encoding SKI/DACH domain-containing protein 1 — its product is MGDLKSGFEEVDGVRLGYLIIKGKQMFALSQVFTDLLKNIPRTTVHKRMDHLKVKKHHCDLEELRKLKAINSIAFHAAKCTLISREDVEALYTSCKTERVLKTKRRKISRALSTTDLRPELAPTDPFSGFWKENKLWLGLNDSPRPLLPIRRKALRPGDTALLPASHLPHIFSKYTGHSYPEIARAPCKPPVNYETAPAAGGCAPLRSRRPPAARPPPAAAARPRLPAAGRPPLPARCRRRHRRHGAAAAAGPLGPPGGARRPLAAQRPCRPRGAPRLPLPLPRGFGPPPPPAFPESGSSDSESSCCSGRAAHDSDCGSSLSSSSEGSSEEEDEEEEEDEEGSGASDSSEGSSEEEEEEEEEEEEEEEEDSTSDSDSSSVSSQVSVQSIRFRRTSFCSPPGVVHANFLYHLAAAAAPRPPAPAPAEPGGLPALRGAAGGVKPELPEEWGRPGWAPAAPALRCSGGLGSCFAEIRDDRVSEITFPHSEFSNNAKSTDLTINCVAKGASSPSPKTNNAFPQQRILREARKCLQATTTHRADNNTIAARFLNNDFSSAAANSEKDSKIPHCIEFATDLPSLQTDPEEDAASPGAAAAAELQCTDTGNKTLPFLHSIKIKIEDSSANDEYEPDLTTHKLKCECNDTKDEFYGVTESNNQDALLTAKEDSACTEKETTSLNPLTQSQVLSCTLGTPKPEDGEYKFGARVRKNYRTLVLGKRPVLQTPPVKPNLKSARSPRPTGKIETHEGTLDDFTVNNRRKRVASNVASAVKRPFNFMANFPCPPSLIIGNDGDLLPAYSLNTTKDSQPPHKAHPVWKWQLGGSAIPLPPSHKFRKFN